The proteins below come from a single Candidatus Methylacidiphilales bacterium genomic window:
- the dnaG gene encoding DNA primase: MPGISKETIDRIRAAANIVEIIGSYVPLKRAGKEYRALSPFNKEKTPSFYVDPVKGLFKCFSSGHGGDVFKFIMLYENVDFPAAVRLLAQRLGIPVEESSLSPQEQEKTQLRDTLLRLHSDVAAYWSHLLHNAPEAKPARDYLTLRRIPLSLAREFSLGFSLPLRDHLLTWAKQKGYPISVLRLSGLFAENEQSKQLYDRFRNRLTIPIFNESGQPIAFSARLISQQDNAPKYLNSPDTPLFQKGQTLFGLHKAKRSILETGFALLCEGPLDLIRCHQYGFTNSVATQGTAFSENQARLLRRFTQEIVLCFDSDRAGESATLRSLEILLSLDFDVRIVTLPQGHDPDSFLSEHPPDTFQQLISNAPHYIDHFTNKILTTFPVETPQGRAQATDALLNLLRHVTHPVKREAYTLTLAARLQIPQYILLERLKALPPSPTPPPHTSNLSEANEITLHPVVEHLTAFLLAYPEYCPHLARLIPQESFDFVTGGHLLRRLLELHSQDLWDTPESLMHLLTDEAEKNTLARLALRPPDITPNAHDSYFHDLILQLKRQILHYRISILEQEIKSQLLSPQALSQKTKELLDSRRALANLLRPKP, from the coding sequence ATGCCAGGCATTTCAAAGGAAACAATCGATCGCATCCGGGCCGCGGCTAATATCGTCGAGATCATAGGCTCTTACGTTCCACTCAAGCGTGCCGGCAAAGAATACCGTGCGCTAAGCCCATTTAATAAGGAGAAAACTCCATCATTCTACGTCGACCCCGTAAAAGGTCTCTTCAAATGTTTTAGTAGTGGCCACGGAGGTGACGTCTTCAAATTCATCATGCTCTACGAAAACGTAGACTTTCCAGCTGCCGTCCGTCTTCTCGCTCAGCGGCTGGGCATTCCCGTCGAGGAAAGCTCCCTTTCGCCACAAGAACAAGAAAAAACACAACTTCGCGACACTCTCCTACGCCTTCACTCGGACGTCGCGGCATATTGGTCTCACCTCCTCCATAATGCTCCTGAAGCAAAACCTGCTCGGGATTATCTCACCCTGCGCCGGATTCCCCTGTCACTCGCGAGGGAATTTTCTCTTGGGTTTTCTCTCCCCTTACGTGACCACCTTCTAACGTGGGCCAAACAAAAAGGTTATCCGATTTCTGTCCTCCGCCTATCTGGACTCTTCGCAGAAAATGAGCAGTCCAAGCAGCTCTATGACCGTTTTCGAAACCGCCTCACGATCCCAATATTTAATGAAAGCGGACAACCGATTGCCTTCAGCGCTCGCCTGATCTCCCAGCAGGATAATGCACCGAAATACTTAAATTCACCCGACACCCCTTTATTCCAAAAAGGACAGACGCTATTCGGGTTGCACAAAGCCAAACGTTCTATACTCGAAACAGGCTTCGCCCTTTTATGCGAAGGCCCCCTGGACCTCATTCGCTGCCATCAATACGGCTTTACCAATTCAGTCGCCACTCAAGGCACTGCCTTCTCAGAAAACCAAGCTCGCCTCCTACGCAGATTCACCCAAGAAATTGTCCTCTGCTTCGACTCAGATCGTGCTGGTGAAAGCGCCACTCTCCGAAGCCTTGAGATTCTACTCTCTCTAGACTTCGATGTCCGCATCGTCACCCTTCCACAAGGACACGACCCAGACTCATTCCTTTCCGAACACCCCCCCGACACATTTCAACAACTCATCTCAAACGCTCCTCACTACATCGATCACTTCACCAATAAAATACTCACCACGTTTCCCGTAGAGACGCCTCAAGGGCGTGCGCAAGCCACCGATGCTCTATTAAATCTACTCCGCCATGTCACACACCCCGTAAAAAGGGAGGCTTACACCCTCACTCTAGCCGCACGACTGCAAATTCCCCAATACATCCTCCTAGAGCGCCTTAAAGCTCTTCCCCCCTCACCTACTCCCCCTCCCCACACCTCAAATCTTTCTGAAGCTAACGAAATAACGCTACACCCCGTCGTGGAGCACTTAACTGCATTCTTGCTTGCTTATCCAGAATACTGTCCTCACCTAGCACGCCTTATACCCCAAGAATCTTTCGACTTTGTAACCGGTGGCCATCTCCTACGTCGCCTTCTGGAGCTTCACTCCCAAGACCTATGGGATACTCCTGAATCACTGATGCACCTCCTTACTGACGAAGCCGAAAAAAACACACTAGCCCGCCTCGCATTGCGCCCCCCCGACATTACTCCCAACGCTCACGACTCCTACTTTCACGATCTCATTCTTCAACTCAAACGTCAAATCCTCCACTACCGAATCAGTATCCTAGAGCAAGAGATCAAAAGCCAACTCCTCTCACCCCAGGCCTTATCACAAAAAACAAAAGAGCTACTTGATTCACGCAGAGCTCTTGCTAACTTACTCCGTCCTAAACCTTAA
- a CDS encoding YggS family pyridoxal phosphate-dependent enzyme, which yields MSDVFENVNLVRREIEAACQRSGREFDEVKIIAVTKGHNPSLIDEAWRAGLRSFGESKIQEAISKIEKVGRGEWHFIGHLQTNKVKWVPEYFSWVHSLDSEHLALELNQRCERKGRQVKVLVQVNVAAEATKYGVKIEEAEELVKKVASLRYLDLMGLMTIAPLYKDPEKTRPVFRCLRELKEDISKKVGMPLTELSMGMSNDYKVAIEEGATMVRLGTALFGARSSAHLGNSSKHGEKD from the coding sequence ATGAGCGATGTATTCGAAAATGTTAATTTGGTGAGAAGGGAGATCGAGGCTGCATGTCAACGTTCCGGGCGGGAATTCGATGAGGTGAAAATTATTGCTGTGACGAAGGGACATAACCCCTCCCTCATCGATGAGGCTTGGCGTGCGGGATTAAGATCATTCGGGGAAAGTAAGATTCAGGAGGCAATCAGTAAAATTGAGAAGGTAGGCCGAGGGGAATGGCATTTTATTGGTCATTTGCAAACTAACAAGGTGAAATGGGTGCCTGAATATTTTTCATGGGTGCATTCTCTGGATAGTGAACACCTTGCATTGGAATTGAATCAACGCTGCGAAAGGAAAGGGAGGCAAGTTAAGGTGCTTGTGCAGGTAAATGTTGCAGCAGAGGCAACGAAATATGGAGTGAAAATAGAAGAGGCTGAAGAATTGGTTAAAAAAGTGGCTTCTTTGAGATACCTGGACTTAATGGGCTTGATGACGATAGCTCCGCTTTATAAAGACCCAGAAAAAACGCGACCAGTTTTTAGATGTTTAAGGGAATTAAAAGAGGATATTTCCAAGAAGGTCGGCATGCCACTCACTGAGTTATCTATGGGAATGAGTAATGATTATAAGGTAGCTATAGAAGAAGGCGCGACGATGGTGCGTTTGGGCACGGCTTTGTTCGGAGCTAGGAGTTCAGCTCATCTAGGCAATTCGAGTAAACACGGAGAAAAGGATTAA